From one Colletotrichum destructivum chromosome 3, complete sequence genomic stretch:
- a CDS encoding Putative S-adenosyl-L-methionine-dependent methyltransferase superfamily, whose amino-acid sequence MSETKDIAITAEQSSVASPPASLPFQSSTAPETANPGSSITSQAGLTNITATIAPAIDPEESIVSSSISVTDSILQYRIENGRTYHKYKDGKYSLPNDERENERLDVQHNMFLLSFDNKLGTAPPNIRGSKVEVKRVLDVGTGTGIWAMEFGDEHPETEVLGIDLSAIQPIFIPPNVKFEIDDVDESWTYSQPFDYIHTRMMTSSIGNWKEYIQKCFDNLEPNGYLELNEIDLTPGCDDGTLKDSHALVKMARLWGAAAEHFGRPFQNNRDLVDIMADVGFVDIHAQTFKWPSNPWPRDKKHKELGYWNHDNSVAGLEAFMMAPFTRVYDWTKEEVTVFAMQVRNEMKDPTIHSYSNIWYIYGRKPER is encoded by the exons ATGTCTGAGACCAAAGACATCGCCATCACGGCGGAGCAATCCTCTGTTGCATCACCACCTGCCTCTCTACCATTTCAGTCCTCAACAGCGCCTGAAACGGCAAACCCGGGTTCGTCTATTACTTCACAGGCTGGCCTCACCAATATCACAGCCACCATCGCACCTGCTATCGACCCTGAAGAG AGCATTGTTTCTTCTAGCATCAGCGTGACAGATTCTATTCTTCAGTATCGAATCGAGAATGGAAGAACATACCACAAGTACAAAGATGGAA AATACTCGCTTCCTAATGACGAGAGGGAGAATGAGCGACTTG ATGTCCAGCATAACATGTTCCTTCTCAGTTTCGACAACAAGCTGGGAACGGCTCCCCCAAACATCAGAGGCTCCAAGGTAGAAGTCAAACGCGTGCTTGACGTCGGAACGGGAACTGGCATTTGGGCCATGGAGTTTGGCGATGAGCATCCCGAAACCGAG GTTCTGGGAATTGATCTCTCAGCAATCCAGCCGATATT CATCCCTCCAAACGTCAAATTCGAGAtcgatgatgtcgatgaATCATGGACGTATTCTCAGCCCTTCGATTACATTCACACCCGGATGATGACCTCTAGCATTGGCAACTGGAAGGAATACATCCAAAAATGTTTTGA CAATCTGGAACCCAATGGCTATCTCGAGCTGAACGAAATTGATCTCACACCTGGTTGTGACGATGGAACTCTCAAGGATAGCCACGCACTGGTGAAAATGGCACGCCTTTggggcgccgccgcggagcACTTTGGCCGTCCGTTCCAGAACAATAGAGATCTGGTGGATATCATGGCCGATGTTGGGTTTGTCGATATCCATGCTCAGACATTCAAATGGCCCTCGAACCCGTGGCCCAGAGACAAAAAGCACAAAGAGCTGGGCTACTGGAACCACGACAACTCggttgccggcctcgaggccttTATGATGGCTCCTTTTACCAGAGTTTATGATTGGACTAAAGAGGAAGTTACGGTGTTTGCGATGCAAGTACGAAACGAGATGAAGGACCCAACCATCCATTCTTACTCCAACAT TTGGTATATATATGGCAGAAAGCCTGAGAGATAA